One segment of Setaria viridis chromosome 4, Setaria_viridis_v4.0, whole genome shotgun sequence DNA contains the following:
- the LOC117853142 gene encoding dehydration-responsive element-binding protein 1C encodes MEYTDVGYDEQDQSPEAAAGGEYATVMSAPPKRPAGRTKFRETRHPVYRGVRRRGPAGRWVCEVREPNKKSRIWLGTFATAEAAARAHDVAALALRGRAACLNFADSARLLRVDPATLATPEDIRRAAIELAEASAHQDAAAAVASSSSSSSSAAVAAAAPMTAMMHQHQDAAPYDYAAMYGNMDFDNPYCYDGMGGGAVAGGNDWTQTGWHTDGDDDGAGAAGCGSDMTLWSYY; translated from the coding sequence ATGGAGTACACCGACGTCGGGTACGACGAGCAGGATCAgtcgccggaggcggcggccggcggggagtACGCCACGGTCATGTCCGCGCCGCCCAAGCGCCCCGCGGGGCGGACCAAGTTCCGGGAGACCCGCCACCCGGTgtaccgcggcgtgcggcggcgcgggcccgcGGGGCGCTGGGTCTGCGAGGTCCGGGAGCCCAACAAGAAGTCCCGCAtctggctcggcaccttcgccaccgccgaggccgcggcgcgcgcgcacgacgtcgccgcgctcgccctccggggccgcgccgcctgccTCAACTTCGCCGACTCCGCGCGCCTCCTCCGCGTCGACCCCGCCACGCTCGCCACCCCCGAGGACATCCGACGCGCCGCCATCGAGCTCGCCGAGGCCTCCGCCCAccaggacgccgcggcggcggtcgcctcctcctcctcgtcatcgtcgtccgcggccgtcgcggcggcggcacccatGACGGCGATGATGCACCAGCACCAGGACGCCGCGCCGTACGACTACGCGGCAATGTACGGCAACATGGACTTCGACAACCCGTACTGCTACGAcgggatgggcggcggcgccgttgcCGGCGGCAACGATTGGACGCAGACCGGCTGGCATacggacggcgacgacgacggcgccggtgccgccggcTGCGGCAGCGACATGACGCTCTGGAGCTACTACTGA